CATCGTGATCAGCGGACCCGCATGGCTGCGGCCGGAAGGCGCCTTGTGGTCGGACTGGTGGGAATGGTGGCGCAGCGTGCCGATCTGGACGCCGCACGGCTGAATGGAGATCACAATGGCCGAATATCAGAACATCTTCACGCAGGTTCAGGTGCGCAGCCCCGTCTATCCGGGAATTCCTTTGCAGCCGGGGATCTGGGAGCGCTTGGGCAAAGGCGGTCACTATTACTGGCTCGGTAAGATCGGCGATTCGCAGATCGGTCCCGTCTATCTCGGCTTCTTCGGGCTCGCGTCGCTCCTGTCCGGCTTCGCAGCGATCGAGATCATCGGTCTCAACATGCTGGCCTCGGTGAACTGGAGCCCGCTTGAGTTCGTCCGCCAATTTCCGTGGCTCGCGCTGCAGCCGCCGGCCCCGGAATATGGGCTGCAGATATTCCCGCCCTTGCAGGAAGGCGGGTGGTGGCTGATGGCCGGCTTCTTCCTGACGACCTCGATCCTGCTGTGGTGGGTGCGGACCTATCGCCGCGCCCGCGCGCTGGGACTTGGCACTCATGTATCCTGGGCCTTCGCGGCAGCGATCTGGCTTTATCTCGTGCTCGGCTTCATTAGGCCGATCCTGATGGGAAGCTGGAGCGAGGCGGTGCCTTTCGGGATCTTCCCGCATCTGGACTGGACCAACAATTTCTCCATCACGCACGGAAACCTGTTCTACAACCCGTTCCACATGCTTTCGATTGCGTTCCTCTATGGCTCGGCGCTGCTGTTCGCCATGCACGGCGCGACCGTGCTCGCCATCAGCCGCTACGGCGGCGAGCGCGAGATTGAGCAGGTCGTCGATCGCGGCACAGCGTTCGAGCGCGGCGCGTTGTTCTGGCGCTGGACCATGGGTTTCAACGCCACTGCCGAGTCCATTCATCGCTGGGCTTGGTGGTTCGCGGTGCTTTGCCCCTTGACCGGCGGCATCGGTATCTTACTGTCGGGAACGGTCGTCGATAATTGGTTTGACTGGGGCGTGAAGCACGGTCTGGCAATGCCTCGGTAAGCCGCGATGCTGGTGAGATGACATGCTCGAACGGACTGATCGCGCCGGGCTCGATTTGCGCCCGGCGAGCCTGGTAGAGGCGTTGCGGGAGCGGACGCGGGATCTGCATGTTCGGGCAGAACGGTCCGGGATCATCGCCGATATTCTGACGGGGCGTTGCACGCGTGAGAGCTACGCACGCCTGCTACGAAGCCTGTTGCCGGTGTATCAGGCGCTTGAGCGGCAATTGACCATGTGTGCCCGGTCATCGGCGGTTGCCCCGATTGTGTTTCGGGAGCTCGAGCGCGCCGAAGCAATAGCTGCGGATCTGCATCACTTTCCACCAGGCCAGGAAGAGACCTCGCCGGCAGTGGAACGGTATGTCACCGCGATCATCGCGGCTTCGAAAGGCGACGGCAGCAGGCTGATCGCCCACGCCTATGCGCGCTATCTCGGCGACCTCAGCGGCGGTCAGATCCTGAGCCGCCTGCTTGCCCGCTCGCTCGATCTTCCGCCTGAAGCACTGACTTTCTATGCTTTCCCCGCAATCTTCGACGTCGTAGCGTTCAAGTCGGGCTATCGAGCCGCCATCGATCGCGCCGGCGATGAAAGCGAGGATTTCGATGCTGTCGTCGAAGAGGGAGCGCTGGCTTTCGAGTTGAATATCGAGCTTTCGCTTGCGCTGCAGGCGGATGTCGCCCAAAGCGGTTCCTGATCAGCTGTCCGAATGCGAAGTATGCCAGACCAGATGCTCGAGAATGTCGAGCGTCCGGCTGGTCGAGCTGCGAATGCTGTCGAGCATCTCGGGCATCCGGCTGATCTCCGCGCCATGCGTGACCTCGAGCGCTGCAAGCTGCGCGTTTGCCACGGCTGACGCCGCAAGCTCCTGATAGAGCAGGCTGGCGCTCGAATCGAGGCGCAGGCTTGGCCGCCGTGGCCCTTCGATGTCTTCCTGGAATCGGGTCCGCGCGGATTCCGCCGCCTTGCGGTCGCTGAGATCGGAGAAGATCATCACGAAACCGAGTACGCGGTCGTGCGGGCCGATCACCGGGTCAGCACGCAGCATCAGCGATCGAGGCTGAGCCCCCTTGTTGTCGATCTGCAATTCACCCCGCCAGCTGCGCTTGTTGCGAAGCATGTCTTCCAGATTGGCGCGGAAGTCGGCCGGCGAGGTGAAGTAGCTGCCGAGATCGCGAAGGTGAGGCAAGTGGGGATGCGGTGCTCGCAGCTGTTGCTCGAATGCCTCGTTGAGGAGCAGGATGCGGCCTTCCACATCGGCGATGATGACGGGTTGTTCGGATTGAGTGACTTGGCGGCTGATCGTCTCGAGCTGATCCTGCGCAATGACCATCCGCACGGTACGAAATTGCAGGGCGACGTCCGCGACGGTCTCCCCGATCATACGCGCCGAGGATATCTCGGCCAGAGACCAAGGATCGGATTTGCCTTCCACCAACTGGTGCCATTGTGCAAAGGAGCGACGCGGCGAAAGATCGGATGGATCATCGCCGATGATTACCGCCTTGAGCGGATCGCCGCCCCAGGTGACTGTGGTCACGCGTTCCGGTCGGAACCAGATCAGATATTCCCCGGGGCTCGCCGAAAGCGGTACGGCGATGACTCCACTGGCAACCGATCGCAGATCGATGAAAGCTGGCTCGTCGATCGTCAGCGAAGCCGTGACCAGGTTCTCAGGCCGTGAGCTGGCCCGTTCGGTTCGCTTGCTGTCGAGCCAGGTCCCGATTTCACGAATGCGTTGCGTCGCAGGTACGTCGCCGGTGGTTGTGACCTGTCCCTCGAACAACAGCGCGGCGCCGGTCGCACCCAGCGGCTGGAGCAATGACTGCGCTCCGTCGAACAGAGCGGTCTGCCAATCGCCATCGCGCGAAACGGCTTCAATCAATCGCTGCTCGAGCCTGCGGACCACGAGTTCCGATTGGCTCTGCGCGAAGCTTTCGAGCGCAGCAATCCGGATTGCGCAGGCCTCTGCCAGCGCTTCACACACCGCCCTCATATCGAAAGGAATGAAGCGAGGGGAATAATGATGGCAGGCGATGAGGCCCCATAGCCGATTGCACACCATCAGGGAGCAGACCAGCGTCGCGCCGACGCCCATATTCTGCAGGTATTTTTGGTGGATCGGGGACATGCTGCGCAGGCAGCTCAAGGACATGTCGAGGTCCCGGCCGTTCAGCGGCGAGAGGCGTGGCTGCAACGGCACGGGCGTGTAGTTGACGTCCACCAGCAAGCGAACGCGGTTACGCTCGTAAAGCTTGCGCGCGATTTGGGGGATGTCCGATGCCGGATACCGGTTGCCGAGGAATGCTTCCAGGTCCTGGCGTCGTCGCTCGGAAAATATCTCGCCGTGACCTTCCTCGTCAAAGCGGTAGACCATTACGCGATCGTAACCGGTAATATCCTTGAAGATGGCGGCTGTCTCGTCGCAGAGCGCGCGCAGCGAGGATGAGGAGGTGATGCGATGAAAGGCGCCGTCAAGGGCGGGCGTCGGATCAGCCGACGGAGCGGCGGGTTCGAGCTCCAGCATGAGGCCGCCGTTTGACGGTCGATGGATCGTGCAGTCGAACCGCTGTTGCGGGCTGCCAAGGCTGCATCGGACAGTCATCGGCTTCGAATGCAGCGGCCCTCCCAGGTGCGGCAGAATCTTCAGCAGAAGATTGCCGTCGAAGTCGGTGAGAGATCGGCCGACGACGGGGCTGATTTTCAGGATGTCGCTCGCGTTGGCACTTGCTTGAATGACAACGTTGTCAGGCTCCCGAACGACGAGAAGCGCGCCATGAGGCTGGATCGATCCTGCCAGATGGATTTGCTCGCGCTCGCAATTGGCAAGCGTTGCCTGCCCGAATGCGGGCGATGCAAGAGGGACCGAGGTCAACTAACCCCCCTTATGTTTCCTCGCTACCCGGTGCTATCCGGTTCTTCTTGAAGTTTATACCGGTCGAGTTTGGCGTAAAGGCTTTGCCGACTCAACCCCAGGATCTCCGCGGCAGTCGTACGATTGCCCTCGGCAAGTTGCAGTGCGGCACGGACGTAGTGTTGTTCGACGACCTCGACAGTGCTCTTGACCAGCTTTCGCAGCGGCGTCTTGCCGACCGTCTCATTCATGGACGCCAGCGCCGTGCGGAGGCTGTCGCTTTCCGGGCTCGACGACAGTCGGCGCGCCACGTTCCGCAGGATCAGCACGATACGGCTGTCGCCGCCATGCTGATAGCCGGATGCGGAAATCTCGATCTCGGTTTCCGTTCCGAGCTCTCCCAGAACAGTGGTCGACAGCAGGCGAACCACTCCGTGGCGCTGAATGTTGGAAATCAGGACCGGCAGATCGGCGCCGGGCCTGGACAGCCAGCGACCCAGATTTTCGCCCGTCACCGCTCCGGCGGATCCAATTTCGACGAGCTCGGCGAAGGCGCGATTGGCGCGCTTGACCTCACCGTTGTCGTCGATGATCGCAACTGGGTCCGGAAGGCGATCGAGTACGTCCTCGAGGTCTTCCTGCTCCGACACAGCTGCGCCGGTCGATTTCCCGATCGGTGTCATCTGTAAAAGAAAGACCGGCGTCGATTCCTGGGTCATCAGGGAGCCGCGTACAGTCCATGGAGCGCTTTCCGCGCCGAGATGAACCACGATGCCAGGCGCTTTGCCCTGATCACGAACCCGGCGCAGCATCAGCTCAATCGGCTCACGGTCTTTCGCTGCAATCTCCTGTAGGAAGTCTCTCCCGACGGGGCCTTCCTTGCGCCGCGCGGCGCCGGCGAGGGCGGTCGCAGCCGTCCGATTGGCTTCGACAATGCGGAGATCGGCTACTTTTACCAGGAGGACCGCGTCATTGGAGTCTTCGATCACCAGCCGATATCGCGTTTCGATCTCGCGGAGCTTCCAATAATCACGCTCGATCGTCTGCTGTGCGGAGATCAGCCGCGCCTGTAGTTCCGCGACCGCTTGCAGGTTCTTGCCGATCGCAAGCATTCCGGCGCGGCCGCCGAGCAGCACTGTGGTGAACTCCATGGGGAGTTCAAGGCCGCTCGGGAATTTCTGGGTGATCTGGCGAAACGCCGAGATGCCGGTACGCTGGGTGTCCTGCATCATGCGCTGGATCTTGTCGGAAGCGCCGCCCACGACGTCTGACCACGGACGTCCCACCCAAGCGTCGATGTTCTCCTTGGACATGGCGGGAGCCAGCGTCACTTCGCGAATGACGCCGTCCATATCGAGAAGCAATGTCACATCGGGTTGGGGAGCATTGAACTCCGACATCGCACTCTGCACCCAGGTTCCAATTAACGGATTATAGGCTCAGTCCTCACCGGCCCATTGACAGGGGTCAAGGTGAGCTTGTGTTAACACATCACCAGTGGGCCACAGTGACCGTTTGCCCGCCGTCGCCCAAGTGTCAAGCCAAATTTACGCCATCCACGGCCTTCGTGCCTTCTCAATCTGGAGCGGCGCGTCCGGGAACGATCGCGGCTTTCCGAGATTATTGATGACAAGTATAATTGACAATAATATGTGTTAAATAATCATAACGGTGCATCAAGAATGACCTTCGGGAGGTAGAATGATGACAGGAAAATTGGCGGCAATCGCAGCTGGCTTCGCGGCATTCGCCGCGCTGGCACCGTCCACGAGCTTCGCTGCAGGCGAGGGAGCGGGAGGCGACGCTGCAAAGGGAGAGCAGGTTTTCAAGCAATGCATGACCTGTCATCGCATCGGCCCGGAGGCCAAGAACATGGTCGGTCCGGTTTTGACTGGCGTGATCGGTCGCCAATCGGGAACGGCACCCGGCTTCGCCTATTCCGAGCTCAACAAACACGCGGGAGAGAACGGTCTCGTCTGGAGCGAGGACCTGATTTTCGAATATCTGCCCGATCCCAACGCCTTCCTGAAGAAGTTCCTAACTGACAAGGGCAAGGCCGATCTCGCCACTGGCTCGACCAAGATGGTCTTCAAGCTTGCTAACGAGCAGCAGCGCAAGGACGTCATCGCCTACATCAAGACGTTCTCTCCGGATAAGAAGTAGCCTCTCTCGTCAACGCCAGCGTTGCCTTAAATCGGCAACGTTGGCGACCCCCGCAAGCGCCAGGCACGCCGTGTACCACGGCCAGGAATAGTCACTCAAAGACAGCCGTAACGCGAGGAGAAGGAGCGCGCCTGCCACCAGGTTCGGCAGCAATTCCCTGGGAGAAATACCGCGTCGGGTCACGTGCCAGTACAGCGTGATCGCGATGATCTCGGCTGCGACGATCACCAAAATCAGATCAACGGCGTGGACCCCGGATAGGAAATCGATCATCGCAGCCGCTTCCATCGTCAGCTCGCGCGAGCGAGGCCCGTCAGATGTGCAATGTTCTTGAAGAAGATCCGCACATGTGACAGCGGTCTGGCGCGCACAAGGGCCTTGTTCATGTAGGCATCCCAGGTCAGCTGCTGGACGTCACGGTCCCGACAGATGGCGACGAAGCGTTCGCGACGGCTGTCGTTGGTGTACCAATAGCGCTGCATCAGGCCGAGGATCCAGAACACGCCGCCATGCAGGCGCATGAAGCGTTTGCGTGCATTCTTGAGCTGACGCGCATCGCCCGTCAGCAGGAACTTATGGACCGCATCGGCTGTGAGGCGCCCGCAAGCCATGGCGTAATAGATGCCTTCGCCGGACGCCGGCGCCACAACGCCGGCGGCGTCGCCCGCCAGCACGACATCCTGGCCGTTGTCCCAGCGCTTGAGAGGTTCGAGCGGGATCGGGGCGCCTTCGCGCCGGATGGTCGCGGCTTGGTCGAGACCAAGGGTCTGGCGCAATTCGCTTACGGAGCCCCGTAGGGAAAATCCCTTGCAGGCGCTGCCTGTGCCGATGCTAGTCGTGGCACCATGTGGAAAGATCCAGCTATAGAAGTCCGGCGACAGCTTGCCACGATAGATCACGTCGCAGCGTGTGCCGTCGAAGGGGATGCCTCCCTGTTCGGGCGAGCGGACAATCTCGTGATAGGCAAAGACATAGCGAATGTTGTCGGCACCGGGAATGCATTGACGAGCTATCGCCGACAATGCGCCATCAGCGCCGATCACGGCGCGGGCGCGAATCGAAATCATCTGTGTTGCGCCGTCGGCGTCGCGTCTGTCGCAGACGAGCGTCGCCATGCCGTCTCGGTCGCGCAGCAACTCCTTGAACGTGCCGGTCTGCCGCTCGGCGCCCGAACGTGCGGCGCGCTGGCGCAACCATTCGTCGAAGACGTCGCGATCGACCATTCCGACAAAGCCGCCCTCGATCGGCATGTCGACCTGACTATCGGTGGGCGATACCATTCTGGCAGACGAGATTCGCGCGACCAGAAGCTCGTCGGGAATCTCGAACTCGTCGATCAGCCGCGGCGGGATCGCGCCGCCGCATGGCTTGATTCTCCCGGCACGATCAAGCAGGAGCACATCGTAACCGAGCCGAGCCAGATCATTGGCCGCGGTGGCGCCAGCCGGGCCGCCTCCAACGATCGCGACGTCGAATGTCCGGGCTTCGATCACGTCATACTCCCTGCCTGGGCCGCCACGGCCAGCGAACTCTCGGCGTTATCCTTGGACAGCGGCTGGCCGATCCAGATTGCGAGATACGCCGCCGCCAAGAACAGACCGGCTTCGGCCGCAAACACTGCTGCATAGGAGAGTGACGGTGATGGAAGCACGTACCGCGCTGCGTCGCTGGCGAGTGTCCCCAGCAAGCCGCCAAGCCCGAAGGAGATCGCTTGTGACGCGCCCCACACGCCCATGCGTGTGCCTTCGCGGTCGCGCTGGCCGGCACCGACCAAATTCATCATCGCCCCGATCGCCGCGATCGCATAGGCGCCATTGGTGATGCCGAGCGCGAGGACCGACAGCTGCAGCGGCCACGGGGGGCCTACGAGAGCTGCAAGCGCGAGGCTCGACAAGGACAGCGCTGACGCGATGCATCCGCCCACGATCCAGGGCCCGGTGCGCGTTCGCCAGGCTGGCACCAGCATGTTGACCAGCGGGACGAGCATCATGCCGATCAATGCGCCGCTGTGTTGGGTGCCTGACAATCTCGTCGTTTCCCCTGGCGTCATCCCGAACACCGCGCCTGCAAAGGGCTCGAGGATGAGGTCTTGGGCGCTGTAAGCCAGCATCGAGACGAAGATGAAGATCGCGAAGCGGCGAACTTTTGAATCCGCCCAAATTTCCTTCAACTCTCTGGTGAAGGAGGTGCCGCGCGGCGCGATTGTGACGCGCTGATGTGGCAATACCTCGCCTTCGATGTTCCAGATACCAGCGATTGCAAGGAGGAGGGCGATCGCCGACACCGTCGATGACACGATGATGAGCCGTCCGCCCGAATAGGGGTCGAGCGCGCGGCCGGCGATGATCGTGGTAACGATGAAACCCGCGATCATCATGACCCATGCGATGGACGCGGCGGCGCTTCTCCGTTCCGGCGCCGTGCGTTTGGCGAGCAGAACAAGCAGCGATGTTCCGGCTGCGCCAACACCGATGCCGATCATCAAAAAGGCGATCACGGCGAGAACGATTCCGGTAAGCAGCCATGTTGCCATCCAGGCGGTCGCGATTGCCGCGAGTGCGCCGCCCGCTGCAAGCACGGCCATGCCACCGATGATCCATGGAGTGCGGCGGCCACCGAGGTCCGAACCATAGCCGAGACGCGGACGGAAAATTTGCATCGCGTAGTGAAGACCGACCAGCAGACCGGGCAACATCGCCGGCAGCGCGAGCTCTACCACCATGACCCGGTTCAGCGTCGACGTCGTGAGCACGACAATCGCACCAAGGGCGGCTTGGACAAGGCCGAGGCGGACAATGCCGAGCCAGGAAAGTGGACGCAACGTCGCTTCCATCATGCCGTAAGCCCTCCGAGCGCAAACGCCGTGACAAGCATGCCCAGCACATACAGGCTTACGCCCGTTCCGTTGTACCAGGGCGCATGCTCGCGCGGGTTCTGCAGGAGCCGTCGCATCAACGCGAACTGACCAATCAGCAGCCCAAGAACGACTGCCGCGTGAATTGGTCTTTGCCAGGTGCAGAGCAGCCCAACGACGATCGCTTGCGCCAACGCCATGGTGAGACAAGCCAGCAGCGCGGCGCGGTGTGCGCCGAGGTGCACCGGCAAGGAAAAGATCCCCATCCTGCGGTCCCCCTCGATCGATTTGAAATCGTTCAGGGTCATGATGCCGTGGGCGCCAAGGCTGTAAAGCAAGGCCACGCCGGTGATCCGCCAGTCCGGCGCGCCGTTGGTCATGATGGCGGCGGCGGTCAGCCAAGGCAGTCCTTCATAGCAGAGGCCAACAGCACCATTGCCGACCCAACCATTTTGCTTGAGCCGTAGCGGAGGGGCGCTGTAGGCCCATGCCAGGACCAGTCCAAACACGGTCGCGCCGCAGACCCAGGAACCCAGCTGACTAGCCAAGGCGACCGACAACATCGTCCAGATCACCGCGATATTGAAGCCCCAGCGACCGGGTATACGGCCGGAGGGGATCGGGCGGTGCGGTTCGTTGATCGCATCGACATGGCGGTCGTACCAGTCGTTCACAGCCTGGCTCGTGGCGCAGACGAGAGGCCCGGCCAGAACGACGCCTGCAAGGATCGTCGGCCAGCGTCCGGCCGGGCTCTGACCCGACGAGACGATTCCGCAGCCGAATGCCCACACCGGTGGAAACCAGGTAATGGGCTTCAACAGTTCGAGCACGGCAGAAGGCGACGGGCGCCTCAGTGATGATGTCGGAGCGATGTCGGTCATGATGCGTTACTCGATCTTGCCCTCGTCGTATTCGCTGGCCTCTGCAAGGCCAAAGCGCCGCAGCTTGACGTAAAGACTTTGGCGGCTGAGCCCGAGCATCTCGGCGGCGGTGGCACGGTTGTCGCCTGTCAGCTTCAGCGCCGCCTCGACGCACATGCGCTCGATCACGTCTGTGGTCTCACGCACCAGCTCTTTCAAAGGAACGCGTCCGATCAGCTCGGCGAGCTGCTCGCGCGATCGTGGAATTTCCGAACGTGGATCGGAGTTGGTGCCGATGCGCCGTTCTACATTCCGGATGATAAAGCCGAGGCTCGGATCGTCTCGTGGTCCGAGTGCGACGGCCGAAATTTCGACGTTGACGGGCGAGCCGTGTTCGCCGCGGACAACGCTTGAAAACAGCTTGAGTGCTCTGTGCTGCCGCAGATTCGCCAGCAGGATCTCGAGGTCGACGCTGGATTTGCCGATCCAGCGATCGATGTTCTCGCCCTGAACGAGCTTTTCGCTCTCGATTTGGGCGAGCTGCAGGAAAGCGGCATTGGCCCGGAGCAGCCGGCCGTCGCAGTCCGTGAGGATGAGGCCGTCCGGAGCCTCTTCGACAAACTGGAGCACATGCGATGTTTCGTCGGCTTGGTCCGAGGGAGACGCCAGTGTCGGCGCCGATGGCGAGAAACGCAGCAGAAAGAACGAAGAGAGGTCCTGCCTGAAGAACGCGCCATCCAGCGAGAAGTCTCTCCC
This genomic interval from Bradyrhizobium guangzhouense contains the following:
- the pufM gene encoding photosynthetic reaction center subunit M gives rise to the protein MAEYQNIFTQVQVRSPVYPGIPLQPGIWERLGKGGHYYWLGKIGDSQIGPVYLGFFGLASLLSGFAAIEIIGLNMLASVNWSPLEFVRQFPWLALQPPAPEYGLQIFPPLQEGGWWLMAGFFLTTSILLWWVRTYRRARALGLGTHVSWAFAAAIWLYLVLGFIRPILMGSWSEAVPFGIFPHLDWTNNFSITHGNLFYNPFHMLSIAFLYGSALLFAMHGATVLAISRYGGEREIEQVVDRGTAFERGALFWRWTMGFNATAESIHRWAWWFAVLCPLTGGIGILLSGTVVDNWFDWGVKHGLAMPR
- a CDS encoding heme oxygenase (biliverdin-producing); this encodes MRPASLVEALRERTRDLHVRAERSGIIADILTGRCTRESYARLLRSLLPVYQALERQLTMCARSSAVAPIVFRELERAEAIAADLHHFPPGQEETSPAVERYVTAIIAASKGDGSRLIAHAYARYLGDLSGGQILSRLLARSLDLPPEALTFYAFPAIFDVVAFKSGYRAAIDRAGDESEDFDAVVEEGALAFELNIELSLALQADVAQSGS
- a CDS encoding GAF domain-containing protein codes for the protein MTSVPLASPAFGQATLANCEREQIHLAGSIQPHGALLVVREPDNVVIQASANASDILKISPVVGRSLTDFDGNLLLKILPHLGGPLHSKPMTVRCSLGSPQQRFDCTIHRPSNGGLMLELEPAAPSADPTPALDGAFHRITSSSSLRALCDETAAIFKDITGYDRVMVYRFDEEGHGEIFSERRRQDLEAFLGNRYPASDIPQIARKLYERNRVRLLVDVNYTPVPLQPRLSPLNGRDLDMSLSCLRSMSPIHQKYLQNMGVGATLVCSLMVCNRLWGLIACHHYSPRFIPFDMRAVCEALAEACAIRIAALESFAQSQSELVVRRLEQRLIEAVSRDGDWQTALFDGAQSLLQPLGATGAALLFEGQVTTTGDVPATQRIREIGTWLDSKRTERASSRPENLVTASLTIDEPAFIDLRSVASGVIAVPLSASPGEYLIWFRPERVTTVTWGGDPLKAVIIGDDPSDLSPRRSFAQWHQLVEGKSDPWSLAEISSARMIGETVADVALQFRTVRMVIAQDQLETISRQVTQSEQPVIIADVEGRILLLNEAFEQQLRAPHPHLPHLRDLGSYFTSPADFRANLEDMLRNKRSWRGELQIDNKGAQPRSLMLRADPVIGPHDRVLGFVMIFSDLSDRKAAESARTRFQEDIEGPRRPSLRLDSSASLLYQELAASAVANAQLAALEVTHGAEISRMPEMLDSIRSSTSRTLDILEHLVWHTSHSDS
- the ppsR gene encoding transcriptional regulator PpsR, which codes for MSEFNAPQPDVTLLLDMDGVIREVTLAPAMSKENIDAWVGRPWSDVVGGASDKIQRMMQDTQRTGISAFRQITQKFPSGLELPMEFTTVLLGGRAGMLAIGKNLQAVAELQARLISAQQTIERDYWKLREIETRYRLVIEDSNDAVLLVKVADLRIVEANRTAATALAGAARRKEGPVGRDFLQEIAAKDREPIELMLRRVRDQGKAPGIVVHLGAESAPWTVRGSLMTQESTPVFLLQMTPIGKSTGAAVSEQEDLEDVLDRLPDPVAIIDDNGEVKRANRAFAELVEIGSAGAVTGENLGRWLSRPGADLPVLISNIQRHGVVRLLSTTVLGELGTETEIEISASGYQHGGDSRIVLILRNVARRLSSSPESDSLRTALASMNETVGKTPLRKLVKSTVEVVEQHYVRAALQLAEGNRTTAAEILGLSRQSLYAKLDRYKLQEEPDSTG
- a CDS encoding c-type cytochrome, which gives rise to MTGKLAAIAAGFAAFAALAPSTSFAAGEGAGGDAAKGEQVFKQCMTCHRIGPEAKNMVGPVLTGVIGRQSGTAPGFAYSELNKHAGENGLVWSEDLIFEYLPDPNAFLKKFLTDKGKADLATGSTKMVFKLANEQQRKDVIAYIKTFSPDKK
- a CDS encoding geranylgeranyl diphosphate reductase encodes the protein MIEARTFDVAIVGGGPAGATAANDLARLGYDVLLLDRAGRIKPCGGAIPPRLIDEFEIPDELLVARISSARMVSPTDSQVDMPIEGGFVGMVDRDVFDEWLRQRAARSGAERQTGTFKELLRDRDGMATLVCDRRDADGATQMISIRARAVIGADGALSAIARQCIPGADNIRYVFAYHEIVRSPEQGGIPFDGTRCDVIYRGKLSPDFYSWIFPHGATTSIGTGSACKGFSLRGSVSELRQTLGLDQAATIRREGAPIPLEPLKRWDNGQDVVLAGDAAGVVAPASGEGIYYAMACGRLTADAVHKFLLTGDARQLKNARKRFMRLHGGVFWILGLMQRYWYTNDSRRERFVAICRDRDVQQLTWDAYMNKALVRARPLSHVRIFFKNIAHLTGLARAS
- a CDS encoding BCD family MFS transporter gives rise to the protein MEATLRPLSWLGIVRLGLVQAALGAIVVLTTSTLNRVMVVELALPAMLPGLLVGLHYAMQIFRPRLGYGSDLGGRRTPWIIGGMAVLAAGGALAAIATAWMATWLLTGIVLAVIAFLMIGIGVGAAGTSLLVLLAKRTAPERRSAAASIAWVMMIAGFIVTTIIAGRALDPYSGGRLIIVSSTVSAIALLLAIAGIWNIEGEVLPHQRVTIAPRGTSFTRELKEIWADSKVRRFAIFIFVSMLAYSAQDLILEPFAGAVFGMTPGETTRLSGTQHSGALIGMMLVPLVNMLVPAWRTRTGPWIVGGCIASALSLSSLALAALVGPPWPLQLSVLALGITNGAYAIAAIGAMMNLVGAGQRDREGTRMGVWGASQAISFGLGGLLGTLASDAARYVLPSPSLSYAAVFAAEAGLFLAAAYLAIWIGQPLSKDNAESSLAVAAQAGSMT
- the chlG gene encoding chlorophyll synthase ChlG: MTDIAPTSSLRRPSPSAVLELLKPITWFPPVWAFGCGIVSSGQSPAGRWPTILAGVVLAGPLVCATSQAVNDWYDRHVDAINEPHRPIPSGRIPGRWGFNIAVIWTMLSVALASQLGSWVCGATVFGLVLAWAYSAPPLRLKQNGWVGNGAVGLCYEGLPWLTAAAIMTNGAPDWRITGVALLYSLGAHGIMTLNDFKSIEGDRRMGIFSLPVHLGAHRAALLACLTMALAQAIVVGLLCTWQRPIHAAVVLGLLIGQFALMRRLLQNPREHAPWYNGTGVSLYVLGMLVTAFALGGLTA
- the ppsR gene encoding transcriptional regulator PpsR; amino-acid sequence: MISSVRVFRAPKESLGDLDADVAATLVAAASDIALAMDNDGMIHDVAFQRVDLPLELKYSDQWVGRSWQATVVAESQRKIEQLLEEAKARKHSRWREIRYPATRGPDIPILCSVVATGEQRFVAIGRDVRAAAALQQKLVEAQIAMERDYSRMRSVESRYRILFQMYSEPVLIVDAATHRVVEANPAASILVDDGPTQLIGKLFPDALLIDDPAASQSISLALRTQGRIEALKLHLDNGRDFSLDGAFFRQDLSSFFLLRFSPSAPTLASPSDQADETSHVLQFVEEAPDGLILTDCDGRLLRANAAFLQLAQIESEKLVQGENIDRWIGKSSVDLEILLANLRQHRALKLFSSVVRGEHGSPVNVEISAVALGPRDDPSLGFIIRNVERRIGTNSDPRSEIPRSREQLAELIGRVPLKELVRETTDVIERMCVEAALKLTGDNRATAAEMLGLSRQSLYVKLRRFGLAEASEYDEGKIE